The following coding sequences lie in one Rothia sp. SD9660Na genomic window:
- the guaB gene encoding IMP dehydrogenase, producing MTTPTALSEDPFGFTGLTYDDVLLLPGNTDVIPSDADTTTRLTKRISIASPIISAAMDTVTESALAIAMARLGGMGVIHRNLSIADQADHVDRVKRSESGMITNPVTVGPNATIAELDALCGHYKVSGLPVVDENNVLVGIITNRDTRYLPESTFETTRVRDIMTKMPLITGHEGMSKDEAFALLAENKIEKLPLIDDAGKLTGLITVKDFTKSEQYPRATKDEDGRLRVGAAIGFFGDGYERAMTLIDAGVDALFVDTANGHSQGVLDMIARLKKDPAAAHVDVVGGQAATRAGAQAIIDAGADAVKVGVGPGSICTTRIIAGVGVPQITAINESAKATIPAGVPLIADGGMQHSGEIGKALVAGADSVMLGSLLAGTAESPGDLIFVNGKQFKAYRGMGSLGAMQSRGGKKSFSKDRYFQADVSSEEKLIPEGIEGQVPYRGPLSSVLHQLEGGLRQTMFYVGAHTVEELKNKGQFVRITSAGLKESHPHDITMTVEAPNYRR from the coding sequence ATGACTACTCCCACTGCACTGAGCGAAGACCCTTTCGGCTTCACCGGCCTCACCTACGATGACGTCCTGCTCCTCCCCGGCAACACCGATGTCATCCCGTCAGATGCAGACACCACCACCCGACTGACCAAGCGCATCTCTATTGCCTCACCGATTATTTCGGCAGCGATGGACACCGTCACCGAGTCAGCCTTGGCCATCGCCATGGCTCGCCTGGGCGGCATGGGCGTGATTCACCGTAACCTTTCTATCGCTGACCAGGCTGACCACGTGGATCGCGTCAAGCGCAGCGAATCCGGCATGATTACCAACCCTGTGACTGTTGGCCCCAACGCCACCATCGCTGAGCTCGACGCCCTCTGCGGTCACTACAAGGTATCAGGCCTGCCCGTTGTGGACGAGAACAACGTGCTGGTCGGTATCATCACCAACCGTGACACCCGCTACCTGCCCGAATCGACCTTCGAGACCACCCGCGTGCGCGACATCATGACCAAGATGCCGCTGATTACCGGTCACGAGGGAATGAGCAAAGACGAAGCTTTCGCCCTGCTGGCAGAAAACAAGATTGAGAAGCTGCCCCTCATCGACGACGCAGGCAAGCTGACGGGCCTGATCACTGTCAAGGACTTCACCAAGAGCGAGCAGTACCCCCGCGCTACCAAGGACGAGGACGGCCGCCTGCGCGTTGGCGCCGCTATCGGCTTCTTTGGTGACGGCTACGAGCGTGCTATGACCCTGATTGACGCGGGCGTCGACGCCCTCTTCGTCGATACAGCTAACGGTCACTCCCAGGGTGTACTCGACATGATCGCCCGCCTCAAGAAAGACCCGGCCGCTGCCCACGTTGACGTTGTGGGTGGTCAGGCTGCTACCCGCGCTGGCGCCCAGGCCATCATCGACGCAGGTGCTGACGCCGTCAAGGTGGGCGTTGGCCCCGGCTCCATCTGCACCACTCGCATTATCGCCGGTGTTGGCGTGCCCCAGATTACCGCCATCAACGAATCAGCCAAGGCTACTATTCCCGCAGGCGTACCCCTGATCGCGGACGGCGGCATGCAACACTCCGGCGAAATCGGCAAGGCCCTGGTGGCAGGCGCCGATTCGGTCATGCTGGGCTCCCTACTCGCCGGTACCGCCGAGTCTCCCGGCGACCTGATTTTCGTTAACGGTAAGCAGTTCAAGGCCTACCGCGGCATGGGCTCCCTGGGCGCTATGCAGTCCCGTGGCGGCAAGAAGTCCTTCTCCAAGGACCGCTACTTCCAGGCCGATGTGTCCTCCGAAGAGAAGCTGATTCCCGAGGGCATCGAAGGCCAGGTACCCTACCGCGGTCCCCTCTCATCAGTGCTACACCAGCTGGAGGGCGGCCTGCGTCAGACCATGTTCTACGTCGGTGCCCACACCGTTGAAGAGCTCAAGAACAAGGGCCAGTTCGTGCGCATCACCTCAGCAGGTCTGAAGGAATCACACCCCCACGACATCACCATGACCGTCGAGGCCCCCAACTACCGTCGCTAA
- a CDS encoding GuaB3 family IMP dehydrogenase-related protein, translating into MTDIQIGMSKRARRTYSLDEIALVPTRRTRDAHDVNLSWQIDAFKFDTPIIGAPMDSVMSPATAIALGKLGGLGVLNLEGLWTRYEDPQPLLEEINALPADDAPAATRRMQEIYAEPIKAELITARLAEIRESGVIVAGSLTPQNTQEFYQTVVKAGVDLFVIRGAAVSAQHVSSRREPLDLKKFIYELDVPVMVGGVTGYTPAMHLMRTGAAGVLVGFGGGAALTTRRGLGIQAAMATAISDVAAARSDYLDESGGRYVHVIADGSLGRSGDMVKALAMGADAVMIGAPLARAAEAPGAGWYWGNEAHSADFPRGIRTYQGTVGSLEEVLYGPSAYTDGSSNLVGALKRALATCGYTDLKSFQRIDVNVTPYVK; encoded by the coding sequence ATGACCGATATCCAGATTGGTATGTCTAAGCGCGCCCGCCGCACCTACTCACTCGATGAAATCGCCCTGGTACCCACCCGCCGTACCCGCGACGCCCACGATGTGAACCTGAGCTGGCAGATTGACGCGTTCAAGTTTGACACCCCCATTATTGGTGCCCCCATGGACTCCGTCATGTCACCGGCCACCGCCATTGCCCTGGGCAAGCTCGGTGGGCTTGGCGTCCTCAACCTTGAGGGCCTGTGGACCCGCTATGAGGACCCCCAGCCCCTCCTTGAGGAAATCAATGCTCTCCCCGCAGACGACGCTCCTGCCGCTACCCGCCGCATGCAGGAAATCTATGCTGAACCCATCAAAGCTGAGCTGATTACTGCCCGCCTAGCTGAGATCCGCGAATCTGGCGTCATTGTTGCAGGCTCCCTGACTCCCCAGAACACTCAGGAGTTCTACCAGACCGTGGTCAAGGCTGGCGTTGACCTCTTTGTCATTCGCGGTGCCGCAGTATCTGCCCAGCACGTCTCCTCCCGCCGTGAACCCCTTGATCTCAAGAAGTTCATCTACGAACTCGATGTCCCCGTCATGGTCGGTGGCGTCACCGGCTACACCCCGGCGATGCACCTGATGCGCACCGGCGCTGCCGGTGTGCTGGTCGGTTTTGGTGGCGGGGCTGCCCTGACCACCCGCCGCGGCTTGGGAATCCAGGCTGCCATGGCCACCGCAATTTCCGATGTCGCTGCTGCTCGTTCTGACTACCTGGATGAATCAGGCGGCCGCTATGTGCACGTGATTGCAGACGGCTCCCTGGGCCGCTCCGGCGATATGGTCAAGGCTCTGGCTATGGGCGCGGACGCCGTCATGATTGGTGCCCCCCTGGCCCGAGCTGCCGAAGCTCCCGGTGCCGGCTGGTACTGGGGCAACGAGGCCCACTCGGCTGATTTCCCCCGCGGTATCCGCACCTACCAGGGCACTGTCGGCTCGCTCGAAGAGGTACTGTACGGCCCGTCTGCCTACACCGACGGCAGCTCCAACCTGGTTGGCGCTCTCAAGCGTGCTCTGGCGACCTGCGGCTACACCGACCTCAAGTCCTTCCAGCGTATCGACGTTAACGTCACCCCCTACGTCAAGTAG
- a CDS encoding SURF1 family cytochrome oxidase biogenesis protein yields the protein MLKTALTPRWLLGLLLVLVLASGFVMLSKWQINASTLGQVTADPAKDVVRPYSQVLQPHDPLSMTEADTVVEATGSYVQGSTYLVENKLKDGAQGYWLVSLFVPDDSQQVSTSLGEGPRGIVVARAWTPIAEIPTEPTGTVTIAGRVVGNDAPLTSKDVSEENSGKDRVLASANSSYLTNVWNAALFNGILTLDSESSGATPLTDQGTIADTATLLDSSGTLQPIHAEQVTDETVDWLNIFYALEWLVFAGFALYLWYRLLKDSVEKTTDPTLYFEYEGEYWVDEETGRPYYWDPADQAYYYFDDIPDAPAPPAR from the coding sequence GTGCTAAAAACCGCCCTGACCCCCCGCTGGCTCCTTGGCCTGCTCCTGGTGCTGGTGCTGGCTAGCGGTTTTGTGATGCTCAGCAAATGGCAAATTAACGCCTCCACCCTGGGGCAGGTCACCGCAGATCCGGCTAAGGACGTGGTGCGCCCCTATAGTCAGGTGCTCCAGCCCCACGACCCGCTGAGCATGACCGAGGCCGATACAGTTGTGGAAGCTACCGGCAGCTACGTGCAGGGCTCCACCTACCTGGTAGAAAACAAGCTCAAAGATGGGGCTCAAGGCTACTGGCTGGTCAGCCTCTTCGTTCCTGACGATAGTCAGCAGGTAAGCACCAGCCTGGGGGAGGGGCCCCGCGGTATCGTCGTAGCCCGCGCCTGGACCCCTATCGCTGAGATTCCCACTGAACCGACCGGCACCGTGACCATCGCGGGGCGCGTTGTGGGTAACGACGCCCCGCTCACCAGCAAGGACGTCAGCGAAGAGAACAGCGGGAAGGACCGGGTGCTTGCCTCCGCCAACTCCTCCTACTTGACCAATGTCTGGAACGCCGCCCTCTTCAATGGCATCTTGACCCTCGACTCCGAAAGCAGTGGGGCTACCCCGCTCACCGACCAGGGCACCATCGCCGATACCGCAACCCTGCTCGATAGCAGCGGCACCCTTCAGCCTATCCACGCTGAGCAGGTCACCGACGAAACCGTTGACTGGCTCAACATCTTCTACGCCCTTGAGTGGCTGGTCTTCGCAGGCTTTGCCCTCTACCTCTGGTACCGCCTGCTCAAGGACTCGGTCGAAAAGACCACCGACCCCACCCTCTACTTCGAGTACGAGGGCGAATACTGGGTCGATGAAGAAACCGGCCGCCCCTACTACTGGGACCCGGCAGATCAGGCCTACTACTACTTTGATGATATTCCGGACGCCCCCGCCCCACCTGCCCGGTAG
- the guaA gene encoding glutamine-hydrolyzing GMP synthase: protein MTTHNPIEELEERPVLVVDYGAQYAQLIARRVREAGVYSELVPHTMPTEKMLAKNPAAIILSGGPSSVYEDGAPKGDIAMFEAGVPVFGICYGFQVMAQTLGGTVAKTGLREYGATDAVVCAENSSFLTGTPTTQNVWMSHGDSVSEAPAGFEVLAQTPGAAVAAFVDEKRKFGGVQWHPEVKHSDYGQVALENFLFNVAGLKKTWSTGNIIEEQVAKIREQVGDDQVICALSGGVDSSVAAALVHKAVGDQLTCFFIDHGLLREGEREQVEQDYASTMGIKVVTIDESERFLGALAGITEPEAKRKAIGREFIRSFEAAQRKLIEEAGAEGTDIKFLVQGTLYPDVVESGGGEGAANIKSHHNVGGLPDDLQFELVEPLRTLFKDEVRAIGRELGVPEKIVARQPFPGPGLGIRVIGEVTKHNLDILRAADLIVREELTAAGMDEEIWQCPVVLLADVRSVGVQGDGRTYGHPIVLRPVSSEDAMTADWSRLPYDLLAKISNRITNEVAEVNRVVLDVTSKPPGTIEWE, encoded by the coding sequence GTGACTACCCACAACCCCATCGAGGAGCTCGAAGAGCGCCCCGTACTGGTCGTTGACTACGGCGCCCAGTACGCGCAGCTCATCGCGCGCCGCGTGCGTGAGGCCGGCGTCTACTCTGAGCTGGTTCCTCACACCATGCCCACCGAGAAGATGCTCGCCAAGAACCCGGCTGCAATTATTCTGTCTGGCGGCCCCTCATCCGTATACGAGGACGGCGCCCCCAAGGGCGACATCGCCATGTTTGAAGCGGGCGTACCCGTCTTCGGTATCTGCTACGGCTTCCAGGTCATGGCCCAGACCCTCGGCGGTACCGTCGCCAAGACCGGTCTGCGCGAATACGGCGCAACCGACGCCGTGGTCTGTGCAGAGAACTCTTCCTTCCTGACCGGTACCCCCACAACCCAGAACGTCTGGATGAGCCACGGCGATTCCGTCTCTGAAGCCCCCGCAGGCTTCGAGGTGCTGGCCCAGACCCCCGGTGCAGCCGTTGCAGCCTTCGTCGATGAGAAGCGCAAGTTCGGTGGCGTGCAGTGGCACCCCGAGGTTAAGCACTCCGACTACGGCCAGGTTGCCCTGGAGAACTTCCTCTTCAACGTAGCGGGTCTGAAGAAGACCTGGTCAACCGGCAACATTATCGAAGAGCAGGTCGCTAAGATTCGCGAGCAGGTGGGCGATGACCAGGTCATCTGCGCCCTGTCCGGTGGCGTTGACTCATCAGTTGCCGCAGCCCTGGTTCATAAGGCTGTGGGCGACCAGCTCACCTGCTTCTTCATCGACCACGGTCTGCTGCGCGAGGGCGAACGTGAACAGGTTGAGCAGGACTACGCCTCAACCATGGGTATCAAGGTAGTGACCATCGACGAGTCAGAGCGCTTCCTGGGCGCCCTGGCCGGTATTACCGAGCCCGAAGCTAAGCGTAAGGCTATTGGCCGCGAGTTCATCCGATCCTTCGAAGCTGCCCAGCGCAAGCTGATTGAAGAAGCCGGTGCTGAAGGTACCGACATCAAGTTCCTGGTGCAGGGTACCCTCTACCCCGATGTTGTTGAATCTGGCGGTGGCGAGGGAGCTGCGAACATCAAGTCCCATCACAATGTGGGTGGTCTGCCTGATGACCTGCAGTTTGAGCTGGTTGAGCCCCTGCGTACCCTCTTCAAGGACGAGGTTCGCGCCATTGGCCGTGAGCTGGGTGTTCCCGAGAAGATTGTTGCCCGTCAGCCTTTCCCCGGCCCTGGCCTGGGTATTCGCGTGATTGGTGAGGTCACAAAGCATAACCTGGATATTCTGCGTGCTGCTGACCTGATTGTGCGCGAGGAACTGACTGCCGCCGGTATGGATGAGGAGATCTGGCAGTGCCCCGTGGTGCTGTTGGCGGACGTCCGTTCCGTTGGTGTGCAGGGTGATGGCCGTACCTACGGTCACCCGATTGTGCTGCGCCCGGTGTCGTCTGAGGACGCGATGACTGCTGACTGGTCACGCCTGCCCTATGACCTGTTGGCGAAGATTTCTAACCGGATTACGAATGAGGTTGCTGAGGTGAACCGAGTGGTTCTGGACGTCACCTCAAAGCCTCCGGGAACGATTGAGTGGGAATAA
- a CDS encoding acyltransferase family protein: MPRPAAEPTPATGTIATVTRSAEQAWRPEIQGLRALALLLVAAYHFWFGRVSGGVDVFLLISAFLLTGSFARKIEQVKLVGPGTWFGLKTLLAYWVHVFKRLLPLASLTVALTLLGTYFFIPAERWLSIADEAKAVILYQHNNWSIENAVDYYAADTSLASPFRHFWSLSVQGQIYVLWPLLMVVLALVLGMRMRGSARWVLTGVFAALFAVSLIHSIEITATNQQAAYFETEARLWEFALGSLVALWLPVLKFPPLIRAVLGWAGIAAIVACGFVLDVNGTFPGYVALWPTLAASLVIIAGDTGTSFGPEKLLTAKPLLALGGFSYALYLVHWPILVFYLAQTRQEKAGFWAGLGLLLLSSVLAWVLTQLVEKPLRDWALPNRSVFAGLITGAVCVGLALAPSYAWQSAIYRQAEQAEANRTLNNVGAAVLQPDYEYTGEEDAPVIPIRAVLDADWADLGAACTDVTPELAIPDSPAGDCTYVAYSPQPTRTIVAWGNSHMQMWMTAVRPLAQAQGWSVIALTRPGCFLGETDNAAYASGFECDSWASDSAAFIQDLAPDTVLLHGTKSEPNLPDAPLFDAETRIAQLTSAGTQVIGLRDTPRMETMHKDCLDAFGTADDCLMSPGQDVTVNPLAPLEQTYPGFAALNLSDLICPENSCPASIGNIYTYFDYDHITATYIETLGPYFDPRLLEALGKAEASGQASTQLLPAGAVHTTTE, encoded by the coding sequence GTGCCCCGCCCCGCAGCCGAGCCCACACCAGCCACCGGTACCATCGCAACCGTCACTCGTTCAGCGGAACAGGCCTGGCGCCCCGAGATCCAGGGCCTGCGCGCGCTCGCCCTGCTGCTGGTGGCCGCCTACCATTTCTGGTTTGGTCGGGTATCCGGCGGTGTTGATGTCTTCCTGCTGATTTCGGCTTTCCTCTTAACCGGGTCCTTTGCCCGCAAGATTGAACAGGTCAAGCTGGTAGGGCCGGGCACCTGGTTCGGTCTAAAAACCCTGCTGGCTTATTGGGTACACGTCTTTAAGCGTCTGCTGCCTCTGGCATCACTCACCGTGGCACTTACTTTGTTAGGTACCTACTTCTTTATCCCGGCTGAGCGCTGGCTCTCGATAGCTGATGAGGCCAAGGCCGTGATTCTGTACCAGCACAATAACTGGTCGATTGAAAACGCCGTGGACTACTACGCTGCCGACACCTCGCTGGCCTCACCCTTCCGGCATTTTTGGTCCCTGTCGGTTCAGGGGCAAATCTATGTGCTGTGGCCCCTGCTGATGGTGGTTCTTGCCCTGGTACTGGGGATGCGTATGAGGGGCTCTGCTCGTTGGGTTCTGACCGGTGTCTTTGCCGCTCTTTTTGCGGTGTCACTGATTCACTCAATTGAGATCACCGCAACCAACCAGCAGGCCGCCTACTTTGAAACCGAGGCTCGCCTCTGGGAATTCGCGTTGGGCTCTTTAGTAGCCCTCTGGTTGCCCGTCCTGAAATTCCCACCGCTTATACGCGCGGTTCTGGGGTGGGCAGGTATTGCCGCTATCGTTGCCTGCGGTTTCGTGCTGGACGTTAACGGAACCTTCCCCGGCTACGTAGCCCTGTGGCCCACCCTGGCAGCTTCACTCGTCATTATTGCGGGAGACACTGGCACCAGCTTCGGGCCTGAGAAACTGCTGACCGCTAAGCCCCTGCTGGCTCTGGGCGGTTTTTCCTATGCCCTCTATTTGGTGCACTGGCCGATTCTCGTCTTTTACCTGGCGCAGACCCGTCAGGAAAAGGCGGGTTTCTGGGCTGGGCTTGGCCTGCTTCTTCTGTCGAGTGTGCTGGCCTGGGTTCTAACCCAGCTGGTCGAAAAGCCCCTGCGGGACTGGGCACTTCCCAACCGGTCTGTGTTTGCGGGTCTGATCACTGGTGCGGTGTGCGTGGGCCTTGCCCTTGCTCCCTCCTACGCCTGGCAGTCAGCCATCTACCGGCAGGCCGAGCAGGCTGAGGCTAACCGCACCCTCAATAACGTGGGGGCGGCCGTGCTACAGCCCGACTACGAATACACAGGGGAAGAAGACGCCCCTGTCATCCCCATCCGCGCCGTGCTCGATGCGGACTGGGCCGACCTTGGAGCTGCCTGCACCGACGTGACCCCCGAGCTGGCCATCCCCGACTCCCCGGCCGGGGACTGCACCTACGTTGCCTACTCACCCCAACCCACCCGAACCATTGTGGCCTGGGGAAACTCCCACATGCAGATGTGGATGACGGCCGTGCGTCCGCTTGCTCAAGCCCAAGGTTGGTCGGTCATTGCCCTCACCCGCCCCGGCTGCTTCCTCGGTGAAACCGACAACGCAGCCTACGCCAGCGGCTTTGAATGTGATTCCTGGGCAAGCGACAGTGCTGCCTTTATTCAGGACCTAGCCCCAGATACCGTCCTGCTCCACGGCACCAAATCAGAACCCAACCTGCCAGATGCTCCGCTCTTCGACGCCGAGACCCGCATTGCCCAGCTCACCTCAGCCGGAACCCAGGTCATCGGCCTGCGCGATACCCCGCGCATGGAAACCATGCACAAGGACTGCCTGGATGCCTTCGGCACAGCGGACGACTGCCTCATGAGCCCCGGCCAGGACGTCACCGTCAACCCCCTGGCCCCGCTGGAACAGACCTACCCTGGGTTTGCCGCCCTCAACCTCTCGGACCTAATCTGCCCCGAGAACTCCTGCCCGGCTTCCATCGGTAATATCTACACCTACTTCGACTACGACCACATCACCGCAACCTACATCGAAACCCTAGGCCCCTACTTCGACCCGCGACTTCTCGAAGCCCTGGGCAAGGCTGAAGCGAGCGGGCAGGCAAGCACCCAGCTACTGCCTGCTGGTGCTGTCCACACAACTACGGAATAG
- the groL gene encoding chaperonin GroEL (60 kDa chaperone family; promotes refolding of misfolded polypeptides especially under stressful conditions; forms two stacked rings of heptamers to form a barrel-shaped 14mer; ends can be capped by GroES; misfolded proteins enter the barrel where they are refolded when GroES binds) yields the protein MAKQLEFNDDARKHLQAGVDKLANAVKVTLGPRGRNVVLDKQWGAPIITNDGVSIAREIELENPYENLGAQLAKEVATKTNDVAGDGTTTATVLAQALVSEGLRNVTSGAAPGEVKRGIETATKLVSERLLANAREVKGEEVAHVAAISAQSPQIGELLSEAFSKVGQDGVITIEDGSTTEVELEVTEGMQFDKGYLSPSFVTDPERAEAVLENTAILLYQGKISTVAEIMPVLEKIVQAKKPLTIIAEDVDGEALSTLVVNKLRGNLDVVALKAPGFGDRRKAIFQDLAILTGGTVITGELGISLDAVTLDQLGSARRVTVTKNNTTIVDGGGTSEAVAERVDQLRAEIERVDSEWDREKLKERLAKLAGGVGVIKVGAATEVEAKERKHRIEDAVSSTRAALEEGIVAGGGTALVHALAALDGVELESRDAQVGVDIVRRALVQPLRWIAENAGEDGYVVTSRVADMPVGSGFNAATGEYEDLMARGVIDPVKVTRSALENAASIAALVLTTETLVVEKPEEKGEDEAK from the coding sequence ATGGCAAAACAGCTTGAATTCAATGATGATGCGCGTAAGCACCTGCAGGCAGGCGTCGATAAGCTTGCTAACGCTGTCAAGGTAACCCTGGGCCCCCGCGGCCGTAACGTGGTGCTTGATAAGCAGTGGGGCGCCCCCATCATCACCAACGACGGTGTGTCGATCGCCCGCGAGATTGAACTGGAAAACCCCTACGAAAACCTGGGTGCCCAGCTCGCCAAGGAAGTAGCTACCAAGACCAACGATGTTGCTGGCGACGGTACCACCACCGCAACCGTCCTCGCCCAGGCACTGGTGTCTGAGGGCCTGCGCAACGTTACCTCGGGCGCTGCCCCCGGTGAGGTCAAGCGCGGCATCGAGACCGCAACCAAGCTGGTATCTGAGCGCCTGCTGGCTAACGCCCGCGAGGTCAAGGGTGAAGAAGTTGCCCACGTAGCAGCTATCTCAGCTCAGTCACCCCAGATTGGTGAGCTGCTCTCTGAGGCCTTCAGCAAGGTAGGCCAGGACGGCGTCATCACCATCGAGGACGGCTCCACCACCGAGGTTGAGCTCGAAGTGACCGAGGGTATGCAGTTCGACAAGGGCTACCTTTCACCCTCCTTCGTCACCGACCCTGAACGTGCCGAGGCTGTTCTTGAGAACACCGCGATTCTGCTCTACCAGGGCAAGATTTCAACCGTGGCTGAGATTATGCCCGTGCTTGAGAAGATTGTTCAGGCTAAGAAGCCTCTGACCATCATCGCTGAGGACGTGGACGGCGAAGCTCTTTCCACTCTGGTGGTTAATAAGCTCCGCGGCAACCTTGACGTCGTAGCGCTGAAGGCACCCGGTTTTGGCGACCGCCGTAAGGCAATCTTCCAGGACCTGGCTATCCTGACCGGTGGCACCGTCATCACCGGTGAACTGGGCATTTCCCTGGACGCCGTCACCCTGGACCAGCTCGGTTCAGCCCGCCGTGTGACCGTCACCAAGAACAACACCACCATCGTCGACGGTGGCGGCACCTCTGAGGCCGTTGCCGAGCGCGTTGACCAGCTGCGTGCCGAAATTGAGCGCGTGGACTCCGAGTGGGACCGCGAAAAGCTCAAGGAACGCCTGGCCAAGCTGGCCGGTGGCGTAGGCGTCATCAAGGTGGGTGCTGCAACCGAGGTTGAGGCCAAGGAACGCAAGCACCGCATCGAGGATGCCGTGTCCTCCACCCGTGCCGCTCTGGAAGAGGGCATTGTCGCCGGTGGCGGTACCGCCCTGGTTCACGCTCTGGCAGCCCTGGACGGCGTTGAGCTCGAATCCCGCGATGCCCAGGTGGGCGTAGACATCGTCCGCCGCGCCCTGGTTCAGCCCCTGCGCTGGATTGCCGAGAACGCAGGTGAGGACGGCTACGTGGTCACCTCCCGCGTAGCCGACATGCCCGTAGGTTCCGGCTTCAACGCCGCCACCGGTGAGTATGAGGACCTGATGGCCCGCGGCGTCATCGACCCCGTCAAGGTCACCCGCTCAGCCCTGGAAAATGCGGCCTCTATCGCTGCCCTGGTGCTGACCACTGAGACCCTGGTTGTCGAAAAGCCCGAGGAAAAGGGCGAGGACGAGGCCAAGTAA
- the groES gene encoding co-chaperone GroES, which yields MAIKPLEDRIVVQIVEAEQTTASGLVIPDTAKEKPQEAKVIAVGPGRIDDKGNRIPVDVAEGDVVIFSKYGGTEVKYGGAEYLILSARDVLAVVS from the coding sequence ATGGCTATCAAGCCCCTCGAAGACCGCATTGTCGTTCAGATCGTTGAAGCAGAGCAGACCACCGCATCCGGCCTGGTTATCCCCGATACCGCTAAGGAAAAGCCCCAGGAGGCTAAGGTTATCGCTGTTGGCCCCGGCCGCATCGACGACAAGGGAAACCGCATCCCCGTTGACGTAGCTGAAGGTGACGTCGTTATCTTCTCCAAGTACGGTGGCACCGAGGTTAAGTACGGTGGAGCTGAGTACCTGATTCTCTCAGCCCGCGACGTTCTGGCTGTCGTTTCCTAA
- a CDS encoding DUF3817 domain-containing protein has translation MSENPTPRPVHRTDGKKVTLAAGTTETNAAGGFTVRKKFGGTESQIRGALTFYKWCAWISGTFLLLLVAEMISRYIFGYDLVAGGVDAQTGETVALGWLNLETGNLHGGVNISTWILIVHGWFYVVYLFSCFRLWLLMRWALPQMIVMALGGVVPFLSFIVERRIYAETLALLAANPQATKRY, from the coding sequence GTGAGCGAGAACCCCACCCCGCGCCCCGTCCACCGTACCGACGGTAAGAAAGTTACCCTCGCCGCGGGAACTACCGAAACGAATGCCGCTGGCGGCTTTACCGTGCGCAAGAAGTTCGGTGGAACCGAATCCCAGATTCGTGGGGCCCTCACCTTTTACAAGTGGTGCGCCTGGATTTCAGGTACCTTCCTGTTGCTGCTCGTTGCTGAAATGATTAGCCGCTACATCTTCGGCTACGACCTGGTCGCCGGTGGCGTCGACGCCCAAACCGGCGAAACCGTGGCCCTGGGCTGGCTCAATCTTGAGACCGGTAACCTGCACGGTGGCGTCAACATCTCCACCTGGATTCTGATTGTTCACGGCTGGTTCTATGTGGTCTACCTCTTCTCCTGCTTCCGTCTCTGGCTGCTCATGCGCTGGGCCCTACCCCAGATGATTGTCATGGCCCTGGGCGGTGTGGTGCCCTTCCTGTCCTTCATTGTGGAGCGCCGCATCTACGCAGAAACCCTGGCCCTGCTGGCAGCCAACCCGCAGGCCACCAAACGTTACTAG